Proteins from a genomic interval of Channa argus isolate prfri chromosome 11, Channa argus male v1.0, whole genome shotgun sequence:
- the LOC137135885 gene encoding dynamin-1-like isoform X1, with the protein MGNRGMEELIPLVNRLQDAFSSIGQNANLDLPQIAVVGGQSAGKSSVLENFVGKDFLPRGSGIVTRRPLVLQLINCPTEYAEFLHCKGKKFTDFDEVRQEIEAETDRVTGHNKGISPVPINLRVYSPNVLNLTLVDLPGMTKVPVGDQPADIEHQIREMLMQFITKDNCLLLAVSPANSDLANSDALKISKEVDPQGLRTIGVITKLDLMDEGTDAREILENKLLPLRRGYIGVVNRSQKDIDGKKEITAALQAERKFFLSHPAYRHLADRMGTAYLQKALNQQLTNHIRDTLPGFRSKMQSQLLSIEKEVEEYKNFRPDDPSRKTKALLQMVQQFAVDFEKRIEGSGDQVDTYELSGGAKINRIFHERFPFELVKLESDEKTLRKEISYAIKNIHGIRTGLFTPDMAFETIVKRQIAQIKEPCQKCVDMVIAELVNTVRQCTQKLAQYPMLREEMERIVTQHIRDRESRSKDQVILLIDIELAYVNTNHEDFIGFANAQQKSSQMNKKKASGNQDEIMVIRKGWLTINNIGIMKGGAKEYWFVLTAETLSWYKDDEEKEKKYMLPVDNLKLKDIEKSFMSSKHIFALFNTEHRNVYKDYRQLELASESQEEVDSWKASFLRAGVYPERSVDKEKVEVEESSGDGQIHSLDPQLERQVEIVRNLVDSYLSIIHRTVRDLIPKTIMHLMVNNTKEFIHSDLLAQLYSCGDQNTLMEESQEQAQRRDEMLKMYHALREGLSIIGDISTTTISTAMPPPVDDSWLQVTGMPSGRRSPMSSPTPQRRAPPGPPRPGGRAAPGPPGRPAVSPDPGPPPSIPSRPNRAPPPGVPSRPSKGSPAHGESPQSSIEG; encoded by the exons AGATTTCCTTCCTCGTGGTTCAGGTATTGTCACTCGTCGTCCTCTGGTGCTGCAGCTCATCAACTGTCCGACAG AATATGCTGAGTTCCTGCACTGTAAAGGCAAGAAGTTCACAGATTTTGATGAAGTTCGTCAGGAGATTGAAGCTGAAACAGATCGAGTGACCGGACACAACAAAGGGATCAGTCCTGTCCCCATTAACCTGAGAGTCTACTCCCCCAATG TACTGAACCTGACTCTAGTGGATCTTCCTGGGATGACAAAGGTCCCGGTTGGAGACCAACCTGCCGACATCGAGCACCAGATTAGGGAAATGCTTATGCAGTTCATCACAAAGGATAACTGCCTCCTATTGGCTGTTTCCCCTGCCAACTCAGACCTTGCCAACTCTGATGCGCTGAAGATTTCAAAGGAGGTTGACCCACAAG GACTCAGGACAATCGGTGTTATCACTAAACTGGATCTGATGGATGAAGGAACAGATGCCAGGGAGATCCTGGAGAACAAACTGCTTCCACTCCGCAGAG GTTATATTGGGGTGGTGAATCGCAGTCAGAAAGACATCGATGGGAAGAAAGAAATCACTGCAGCTCTACAAGCTGAAAGGAAGTTCTTCCTGTCCCACCCAGCGTACCGACACCTAGCTGATCGAATGGGCACTGCTTATTTACAGAAAGCCCTCAACCAG CAACTGACCAACCACATCCGGGACACGTTGCCAGGGTTTCGTAGCAAAATGCAGAGCCAGCTCCTGTCAATCGAGAAAGAGGTGGAGGAGTACAAGAACTTCAGACCTGATGACCCAAGCCGCAAGACTAAGGCCCTGCTGCA gatgGTGCAGCAGTTTGCCGTGGACTTTGAGAAGCGTATTGAAGGATCCGGAGATCAGGTCGACACCTATGAGTTGTCAGGAGGAGCAAAGATCAACCGTATATTTCACGAACGTTTCCCCTTCGAACTGGTTAAG ttggaGAGTGATGAGAAGACTCTTCGTAAAGAGATCAGCTACGCCATCAAGAACATCCATGGAATCAG GACGGGCCTGTTCACACCTGACATGGCATTTGAGACGATCGTAAAGCGTCAGATCGCTCAGATCAAAGAGCCGTGTCAGAaatgtgttgacatggtgatcGCTGAGTTGGTCAACACGGTGCGCCAGTGTACACAGAAG TTGGCTCAGTATCCAATGCTCagagaggagatggagagaatCGTCACTCAGCACATCAGAGACCGAGAGAGTCGCAGCAAAGACCAG GTGATATTGCTGATTGACATTGAGTTGGCCTATGTGAACACAAACCACGAAGACTTTATCGGCTTTGCAAA TGCTCAGCAGAAAAGCAGCCAGATGAACAAGAAGAAAGCATCAGGGAACCAG GACGAAATCATG GTGATCCGTAAAGGTTGGCTCACCATCAACAACATTGGCATCATGAAGGGGGGAGCTAAAGAGTACTGGTTCGTCCTGACCGCAGAGACCTTGTCCTGGTACAAAGATGATGAG gagaaagagaagaagtacATGCTGCCTGTTGACAACCTAAAACTGAAAGACATTGAAAAAAGCTTCATGTCCAGCAAACACATCTTCGCCCTGTTCAACACTGAACACAG AAATGTGTACAAGGACTACCGTCAGCTGGAGTTGGCCAGTGAGTCTCAAGAAGAGGTGGACAGCTGGAAGGCTTCTTTCCTACGAGCCGGCGTGTACCCTGAACGCAGCGTG GACAAAGAGAAG gtggaggtggaggagtcCAGCGGTGATGGGCAGATCCACAGTCTGGACCCCCAGCTGGAGCGACAGGTGGAAATTGTCAGGAACCTGGTGGACTCGTATTTGTCCATAATCCACCGCACTGTCAGAGACCTGATTCCCAAGACCATCATGCACCTGATGGTCAACAAT ACGAAGGAGTTCATTCACTCTGACCTGCTGGCTCAGCTCTACTCCTGTGGAGACCAGAATACCCTGATGGAGGAGTCCCAGGAGCAG GCTCAGCGACGTGATGAGATGCTGAAGATGTACCACGCTCTGCGTGAAGGGCTCAGCATCATTGGTGATATCAGCACCACCACCATCTCCACAGCGATGCCTCCTCCTGTAGATGACTCCTGGCTGCAGGTGACAGGGATGCCATCTGGACGCAG GTCTCCAATGTCCAGTCCTACCCCCCAGCGCCGGGCCCCTCCTGGACCTCCTCGTCCAGGTGGTCGAGCGGCCCCTGGGCCCCCTGGACGTCCCGCTGTATCGCCTGACCCTGGACCCCCACCCTCTATCCCCTCAAGGCCCAACAGAGCCCCCCCACCTGGTGTCCCAAG TCGTCCCAGTAAAGGTAGCCCTGCCCACGGAGAGAGTCCCCAGTCTTCTATTGAGGGTTAA
- the LOC137135885 gene encoding dynamin-1-like isoform X2 has product MGNRGMEELIPLVNRLQDAFSSIGQNANLDLPQIAVVGGQSAGKSSVLENFVGKDFLPRGSGIVTRRPLVLQLINCPTEYAEFLHCKGKKFTDFDEVRQEIEAETDRVTGHNKGISPVPINLRVYSPNVLNLTLVDLPGMTKVPVGDQPADIEHQIREMLMQFITKDNCLLLAVSPANSDLANSDALKISKEVDPQGLRTIGVITKLDLMDEGTDAREILENKLLPLRRGYIGVVNRSQKDIDGKKEITAALQAERKFFLSHPAYRHLADRMGTAYLQKALNQQLTNHIRDTLPGFRSKMQSQLLSIEKEVEEYKNFRPDDPSRKTKALLQMVQQFAVDFEKRIEGSGDQVDTYELSGGAKINRIFHERFPFELVKLESDEKTLRKEISYAIKNIHGIRTGLFTPDMAFETIVKRQIAQIKEPCQKCVDMVIAELVNTVRQCTQKLAQYPMLREEMERIVTQHIRDRESRSKDQVILLIDIELAYVNTNHEDFIGFANAQQKSSQMNKKKASGNQDEIMVIRKGWLTINNIGIMKGGAKEYWFVLTAETLSWYKDDEEKEKKYMLPVDNLKLKDIEKSFMSSKHIFALFNTEHRNVYKDYRQLELASESQEEVDSWKASFLRAGVYPERSVDKEKVEVEESSGDGQIHSLDPQLERQVEIVRNLVDSYLSIIHRTVRDLIPKTIMHLMVNNTKEFIHSDLLAQLYSCGDQNTLMEESQEQAQRRDEMLKMYHALREGLSIIGDISTTTISTAMPPPVDDSWLQVTGMPSGRRSPMSSPTPQRRAPPGPPRPGGRAAPGPPGRPAVSPDPGPPPSIPSRPNRAPPPGVPRISISDQ; this is encoded by the exons AGATTTCCTTCCTCGTGGTTCAGGTATTGTCACTCGTCGTCCTCTGGTGCTGCAGCTCATCAACTGTCCGACAG AATATGCTGAGTTCCTGCACTGTAAAGGCAAGAAGTTCACAGATTTTGATGAAGTTCGTCAGGAGATTGAAGCTGAAACAGATCGAGTGACCGGACACAACAAAGGGATCAGTCCTGTCCCCATTAACCTGAGAGTCTACTCCCCCAATG TACTGAACCTGACTCTAGTGGATCTTCCTGGGATGACAAAGGTCCCGGTTGGAGACCAACCTGCCGACATCGAGCACCAGATTAGGGAAATGCTTATGCAGTTCATCACAAAGGATAACTGCCTCCTATTGGCTGTTTCCCCTGCCAACTCAGACCTTGCCAACTCTGATGCGCTGAAGATTTCAAAGGAGGTTGACCCACAAG GACTCAGGACAATCGGTGTTATCACTAAACTGGATCTGATGGATGAAGGAACAGATGCCAGGGAGATCCTGGAGAACAAACTGCTTCCACTCCGCAGAG GTTATATTGGGGTGGTGAATCGCAGTCAGAAAGACATCGATGGGAAGAAAGAAATCACTGCAGCTCTACAAGCTGAAAGGAAGTTCTTCCTGTCCCACCCAGCGTACCGACACCTAGCTGATCGAATGGGCACTGCTTATTTACAGAAAGCCCTCAACCAG CAACTGACCAACCACATCCGGGACACGTTGCCAGGGTTTCGTAGCAAAATGCAGAGCCAGCTCCTGTCAATCGAGAAAGAGGTGGAGGAGTACAAGAACTTCAGACCTGATGACCCAAGCCGCAAGACTAAGGCCCTGCTGCA gatgGTGCAGCAGTTTGCCGTGGACTTTGAGAAGCGTATTGAAGGATCCGGAGATCAGGTCGACACCTATGAGTTGTCAGGAGGAGCAAAGATCAACCGTATATTTCACGAACGTTTCCCCTTCGAACTGGTTAAG ttggaGAGTGATGAGAAGACTCTTCGTAAAGAGATCAGCTACGCCATCAAGAACATCCATGGAATCAG GACGGGCCTGTTCACACCTGACATGGCATTTGAGACGATCGTAAAGCGTCAGATCGCTCAGATCAAAGAGCCGTGTCAGAaatgtgttgacatggtgatcGCTGAGTTGGTCAACACGGTGCGCCAGTGTACACAGAAG TTGGCTCAGTATCCAATGCTCagagaggagatggagagaatCGTCACTCAGCACATCAGAGACCGAGAGAGTCGCAGCAAAGACCAG GTGATATTGCTGATTGACATTGAGTTGGCCTATGTGAACACAAACCACGAAGACTTTATCGGCTTTGCAAA TGCTCAGCAGAAAAGCAGCCAGATGAACAAGAAGAAAGCATCAGGGAACCAG GACGAAATCATG GTGATCCGTAAAGGTTGGCTCACCATCAACAACATTGGCATCATGAAGGGGGGAGCTAAAGAGTACTGGTTCGTCCTGACCGCAGAGACCTTGTCCTGGTACAAAGATGATGAG gagaaagagaagaagtacATGCTGCCTGTTGACAACCTAAAACTGAAAGACATTGAAAAAAGCTTCATGTCCAGCAAACACATCTTCGCCCTGTTCAACACTGAACACAG AAATGTGTACAAGGACTACCGTCAGCTGGAGTTGGCCAGTGAGTCTCAAGAAGAGGTGGACAGCTGGAAGGCTTCTTTCCTACGAGCCGGCGTGTACCCTGAACGCAGCGTG GACAAAGAGAAG gtggaggtggaggagtcCAGCGGTGATGGGCAGATCCACAGTCTGGACCCCCAGCTGGAGCGACAGGTGGAAATTGTCAGGAACCTGGTGGACTCGTATTTGTCCATAATCCACCGCACTGTCAGAGACCTGATTCCCAAGACCATCATGCACCTGATGGTCAACAAT ACGAAGGAGTTCATTCACTCTGACCTGCTGGCTCAGCTCTACTCCTGTGGAGACCAGAATACCCTGATGGAGGAGTCCCAGGAGCAG GCTCAGCGACGTGATGAGATGCTGAAGATGTACCACGCTCTGCGTGAAGGGCTCAGCATCATTGGTGATATCAGCACCACCACCATCTCCACAGCGATGCCTCCTCCTGTAGATGACTCCTGGCTGCAGGTGACAGGGATGCCATCTGGACGCAG GTCTCCAATGTCCAGTCCTACCCCCCAGCGCCGGGCCCCTCCTGGACCTCCTCGTCCAGGTGGTCGAGCGGCCCCTGGGCCCCCTGGACGTCCCGCTGTATCGCCTGACCCTGGACCCCCACCCTCTATCCCCTCAAGGCCCAACAGAGCCCCCCCACCTGGTGTCCCAAG AATCTCTATCAGTGACCAGTGA